A section of the Hippea sp. KM1 genome encodes:
- a CDS encoding M16 family metallopeptidase translates to MKIKRIKKDTKSASVGIFVPAGSAFENEKERGLAHFIEHMLFKGTKRRSYKEIAADIDKLGGVINAFTSTEYTGFYIKVLKDYIPMAFDVLADIITNSVIDAVELEKEKGVIIEEINMTNDNPDDAVYEAFLENAIPTSFGKPILGTKEHILSYTREDLLRFLGKFYRPEEMIISAVGGDVDRFDFDVGDRFFFDEYVQPRPEVELRFEFKSGVDVIERDIAQANVVMGCELFSVYDDRKYAASLLNSSFGATMSSRLFQSIREEKSLCYSIYSSVKLYSKGGMFLIFAATSNDRAQHLIDAIRYELEKLKKDGLTKEELENAKTNFNGGYALSLESSYSVMVKQAIDTILYGDYVSEDYIMDRINKVSLDDIQQVIDLIDLNRFHITCLGNVKSINW, encoded by the coding sequence ATGAAGATAAAAAGAATTAAGAAAGACACAAAGAGCGCCTCGGTGGGTATATTTGTGCCTGCCGGGAGTGCCTTTGAGAATGAAAAAGAGAGGGGTCTTGCCCATTTTATTGAACATATGCTCTTTAAGGGCACAAAGAGACGAAGCTATAAGGAGATAGCGGCCGATATAGATAAGCTGGGGGGCGTTATAAACGCCTTTACATCCACTGAGTATACGGGTTTTTATATAAAGGTGTTGAAGGACTATATACCGATGGCCTTCGATGTGCTTGCCGACATAATTACCAACTCCGTTATAGATGCAGTGGAGCTTGAAAAGGAGAAGGGTGTAATAATAGAGGAAATCAACATGACCAACGACAACCCCGACGATGCTGTTTATGAGGCGTTTTTGGAAAACGCCATACCCACAAGCTTCGGCAAGCCCATTTTAGGCACAAAGGAGCATATACTCTCATACACCAGGGAGGATTTGCTTAGGTTTTTGGGTAAGTTTTACAGGCCTGAGGAGATGATAATCTCGGCCGTCGGCGGTGATGTGGATAGGTTTGATTTTGATGTTGGCGATAGGTTCTTCTTTGATGAGTATGTCCAGCCCAGGCCAGAGGTGGAGTTGAGGTTTGAATTTAAAAGCGGTGTTGATGTTATCGAAAGGGATATAGCCCAGGCCAATGTTGTGATGGGGTGTGAACTGTTTAGTGTTTATGATGATAGAAAGTATGCCGCTTCGCTTCTAAACAGCAGCTTCGGTGCCACAATGAGCTCAAGGCTGTTTCAGTCGATAAGGGAGGAGAAATCGTTGTGCTATAGCATCTATTCCTCTGTGAAGCTTTACAGCAAGGGCGGGATGTTTCTGATATTTGCTGCAACCTCCAACGACAGGGCTCAACACCTCATCGATGCGATTAGATACGAGCTTGAAAAGCTAAAGAAGGACGGACTGACCAAAGAGGAGCTTGAGAACGCAAAGACCAACTTCAACGGCGGCTATGCCTTATCGCTTGAATCCTCCTATTCCGTTATGGTAAAACAGGCCATAGATACGATTCTATACGGCGATTATGTCAGTGAGGATTACATCATGGACAGGATCAACAAGGTGAGCTTAGATGATATTCAACAGGTAATAGACTTAATAGATCTGAATAGGTTTCATATAACCTGCCTCGGTAATGTAAAATCCATAAACTGGTAG
- a CDS encoding pyridoxal-phosphate-dependent aminotransferase family protein — translation MKRHLLTPGPTPVPEDIALTMARPIIHHRTKEFKQVFAETIELAKPIFQTRNDVVVFASSGSGAMEAAVSNVLNENEKAITVNAGKFGERWTKLVRAFGANPIELTYEYGDYAKPEDIKKALDDNGDVKAVYIQASETSTATYHPIDEIGLMLKEYYPDVLFVVDGITAYGAIDVKTDEWGIDIAITGSQKALMLPPGLSLLAVSDKAKEKIKKTKNRYYYFDILGEIEAGAGKFTPAVSLVMGLNAAFKRLLDEGLENVFRRHALLAKATQEACRALGLRLLSKRPANSLTAIYAPDGIDSSKIISVMRDYGVEISNGQGHLKGKIFRIAHLGYFDKADILMGISTLEIALKRLGVDAAFGEGIKRAMEIFADE, via the coding sequence ATGAAAAGACATCTCTTGACGCCCGGGCCTACTCCGGTGCCTGAGGATATAGCGCTAACTATGGCAAGACCCATAATCCACCACAGGACTAAAGAGTTTAAGCAGGTGTTTGCAGAAACAATAGAGCTTGCAAAACCCATATTCCAGACGAGAAACGATGTGGTTGTGTTTGCCTCAAGCGGCTCAGGCGCCATGGAAGCGGCCGTTTCAAATGTCTTGAACGAAAATGAGAAGGCTATAACGGTAAATGCCGGTAAGTTTGGCGAGAGGTGGACAAAGCTTGTAAGGGCCTTTGGCGCTAATCCGATTGAGTTAACCTATGAATACGGCGATTATGCAAAGCCTGAGGATATAAAGAAGGCCTTGGATGACAACGGCGATGTAAAGGCCGTCTATATACAGGCATCGGAGACCTCAACAGCCACATACCATCCTATAGATGAGATAGGCCTGATGTTGAAGGAGTATTACCCCGATGTTTTGTTTGTTGTGGACGGTATAACGGCATACGGCGCCATCGATGTAAAGACCGATGAGTGGGGCATAGACATAGCCATAACAGGCTCTCAAAAGGCGTTGATGCTGCCGCCCGGTTTATCCCTGCTTGCCGTTTCGGATAAGGCCAAAGAGAAGATAAAGAAGACAAAGAACAGGTATTACTATTTTGACATATTGGGCGAAATCGAGGCCGGTGCGGGCAAGTTTACACCGGCGGTTAGCCTTGTTATGGGTTTGAATGCCGCATTTAAGAGATTGCTTGATGAGGGGCTTGAGAATGTCTTTAGAAGGCATGCGCTCTTGGCAAAAGCAACGCAGGAGGCCTGCAGGGCCCTGGGTTTGAGGCTTTTGTCTAAAAGGCCTGCAAACTCATTAACGGCTATATATGCGCCGGATGGCATAGATTCATCAAAGATTATAAGCGTTATGAGGGATTACGGCGTTGAGATATCAAACGGCCAGGGGCATCTGAAGGGTAAGATATTCAGGATTGCCCATCTTGGATACTTTGACAAGGCAGATATACTCATGGGTATATCGACGCTTGAGATAGCCCTAAAGAGGCTTGGCGTGGATGCGGCATTTGGTGAGGGTATAAAGAGGGCTATGGAGATATTTGCCGATGAATAG
- a CDS encoding ATP phosphoribosyltransferase regulatory subunit, whose protein sequence is MNRIPSGVVQFFEPLTSIRRKAENTIIEFFKSKGYEEIITPTFVYEDSVSEFLFEPLKNKLFKIVDKNSGQTMILRADITLQITQAVLLGDFKMPARLCYAQNVYRDIKEHLGKKREFKQIGVELFGIKELDADFEVVSLAIDSLSLMGIEGLYVRVSDTYIIENLIGEFGLSGDRADRLRELVFLKNISHIKKEGFDSALIERIEKLNSLSGMDIDRLADSGFDAADLSLRIKEKYRNVGVFCDLFYCEYPLYHHGITFEIFAENKKLAVGGRYGNITKKLGKYIPATGFAIDLNELSYFLYEKENSR, encoded by the coding sequence ATGAATAGGATTCCATCAGGCGTTGTTCAGTTTTTTGAGCCTTTAACCTCTATAAGAAGGAAAGCGGAGAATACAATAATTGAGTTTTTTAAGTCGAAGGGGTATGAGGAGATAATAACCCCGACCTTTGTCTATGAGGATAGCGTAAGTGAGTTTTTGTTTGAACCGCTGAAGAACAAGCTGTTTAAAATAGTCGATAAAAACAGCGGCCAGACGATGATCTTAAGGGCCGACATAACCCTGCAGATAACGCAGGCGGTTTTACTGGGTGATTTCAAGATGCCGGCAAGGCTCTGCTATGCCCAGAATGTTTACAGGGATATAAAGGAGCATTTGGGCAAGAAGAGGGAGTTTAAGCAGATAGGCGTTGAGCTGTTTGGTATAAAGGAGCTCGATGCCGATTTTGAGGTTGTCAGCCTGGCTATAGATAGCCTATCCTTGATGGGTATTGAGGGGTTGTATGTCAGGGTTTCAGATACTTACATAATAGAGAACCTTATAGGTGAGTTTGGCTTAAGCGGCGATAGGGCCGATAGACTAAGAGAGCTTGTATTTTTAAAAAACATCTCCCATATAAAGAAAGAGGGGTTTGATAGCGCCTTGATTGAGAGGATTGAGAAGCTTAACTCCCTAAGCGGTATGGATATAGACAGGCTTGCTGATAGCGGGTTTGATGCTGCCGATCTGTCGCTGAGGATAAAGGAGAAATACCGCAATGTAGGTGTTTTCTGCGATCTGTTTTACTGTGAATACCCGCTGTATCACCACGGTATAACCTTTGAGATATTTGCAGAGAACAAAAAACTTGCAGTTGGCGGCAGATACGGTAATATAACAAAGAAGCTTGGTAAATACATACCTGCCACCGGGTTTGCCATAGATTTGAATGAGTTGAGTTATTTTTTGTATGAGAAGGAGAATTCCAGATGA
- a CDS encoding adenylosuccinate synthase, whose translation MNRLVIGSQWGDEGKGKIVDILTEEADLVVRYQGGSNAGHTVCVGDKKFILHLIPSGILREDKICVIGNGVVIDPKSFVEEKATLEGLGIRVDERLMISEKAHLVMPYHKEFDARKEAILGENKIGTTKRGIGPAYTDKHARIGIRVCDLLLPDVLKEKIEANVKEINRLCELYSIEPFDAKAIYDEYLGYAEKLKPHIRNTVYYLNGAYRNGRSILFESAQGSMLDVDFGTYPFVTSSNPTVGGAFIGTGLPFKALDSVMAVVKAYTTRVGNGPFPTELTDEIGQRIRDNGAEYGATTGRPRRCGWLDLIVVKYAVMINGVDELALTKLDVLDGMDEIKVCVGYEYEGRRIGFIPSQLEEFAKCKPVYKSFKGWDNTKGIERYEDLPENARRYIEFIEKTVGAKFKIISTGAKREETIRR comes from the coding sequence ATGAACAGGTTGGTTATAGGTAGCCAGTGGGGTGATGAAGGCAAGGGTAAGATTGTTGATATATTGACAGAAGAGGCCGATTTGGTTGTCAGGTATCAGGGTGGAAGCAATGCAGGCCATACGGTTTGTGTTGGCGATAAGAAGTTTATTTTGCATTTAATACCCTCAGGCATTTTGAGGGAGGATAAGATCTGCGTTATAGGAAACGGCGTTGTTATAGACCCGAAGAGCTTTGTTGAGGAGAAGGCGACGCTTGAGGGGTTGGGCATAAGGGTGGATGAGAGGTTGATGATAAGCGAGAAGGCACATCTTGTCATGCCTTACCATAAGGAGTTTGACGCAAGGAAAGAGGCTATCTTGGGTGAGAACAAGATAGGCACGACGAAAAGGGGAATAGGGCCTGCATACACCGATAAGCACGCAAGGATTGGCATAAGGGTTTGCGACCTCCTCCTGCCAGATGTCTTGAAGGAGAAGATAGAGGCCAATGTTAAAGAGATAAACAGGCTTTGTGAGCTGTATTCCATAGAACCGTTTGATGCTAAAGCCATATACGATGAGTATTTGGGCTATGCCGAAAAGCTTAAGCCCCACATCCGCAATACCGTCTATTATCTAAACGGGGCATACAGAAACGGCAGGAGTATACTCTTTGAAAGTGCTCAGGGCTCTATGTTGGATGTGGATTTTGGCACATACCCATTTGTAACCTCCTCAAATCCGACCGTTGGAGGGGCATTCATCGGCACGGGCCTGCCGTTTAAGGCCTTGGATAGTGTTATGGCGGTTGTTAAGGCGTATACAACAAGGGTAGGAAATGGCCCATTCCCAACTGAGCTGACCGATGAGATTGGTCAAAGAATCAGGGATAACGGCGCAGAATACGGTGCGACGACGGGCAGGCCAAGAAGGTGCGGCTGGCTGGATTTGATAGTGGTGAAGTATGCCGTTATGATTAACGGTGTGGATGAGCTGGCCTTAACAAAGCTGGATGTGCTTGACGGTATGGATGAGATCAAGGTCTGCGTTGGTTATGAGTATGAGGGCAGAAGGATCGGCTTTATTCCGTCCCAGCTTGAGGAGTTTGCAAAATGCAAGCCCGTCTATAAGAGCTTTAAGGGGTGGGATAATACAAAGGGCATAGAAAGATACGAGGATCTGCCAGAAAACGCCAGAAGGTATATAGAGTTCATAGAAAAGACCGTAGGGGCGAAATTCAAAATAATATCCACCGGTGCAAAAAGGGAAGAGACGATCAGGAGGTAA
- a CDS encoding histidine triad nucleotide-binding protein — translation MCVFCKIVNGELPCQKVYEDENYLAFKDINPKAPVHILIIPKQHIEYLSDIDDSNKHIIGDMAVIANKIAKELGIDKSGYRVLINNGPDSGQEVFHIHMHLLGGKKMAFTV, via the coding sequence ATGTGTGTATTTTGCAAGATTGTAAATGGAGAGTTGCCGTGCCAGAAGGTTTATGAGGATGAGAATTATTTGGCCTTTAAGGATATTAATCCGAAGGCGCCTGTTCATATACTCATTATCCCCAAGCAGCACATAGAATACCTCTCAGACATAGATGACTCCAATAAACATATAATTGGCGATATGGCCGTTATAGCCAACAAGATTGCAAAGGAGTTGGGTATAGATAAAAGCGGCTATAGGGTTTTGATAAATAACGGTCCAGACTCAGGCCAGGAGGTATTCCACATTCACATGCATCTGCTTGGCGGTAAGAAGATGGCCTTTACCGTATGA
- the aroQ gene encoding type II 3-dehydroquinate dehydratase encodes MRIAVINGPNLNMLGQREPHIYGTKTLDDLKNMVEDKARVLGVEVGFFQSNFEGELIEHIHALKGKSDGFLFNPAAFSHYSIALRDAVLAVGLPFVEVHISNIFEREPFRHKSYFSDIALGVISGFGFDGYLYALDWLVRVLRRGETR; translated from the coding sequence ATGAGGATAGCGGTGATAAACGGCCCAAATCTCAATATGCTGGGCCAAAGGGAACCACATATATACGGGACTAAAACCCTCGATGATTTGAAAAATATGGTTGAGGATAAAGCGAGGGTTTTGGGTGTTGAGGTTGGATTTTTTCAATCCAACTTTGAGGGCGAGCTGATAGAACACATACACGCATTAAAAGGCAAGTCTGACGGTTTTCTGTTTAACCCTGCAGCATTTAGCCACTATTCAATAGCCTTAAGGGATGCTGTTTTGGCTGTAGGGTTGCCTTTTGTTGAGGTTCATATATCGAACATCTTTGAAAGAGAGCCGTTTAGGCATAAATCCTATTTTAGCGATATAGCCCTGGGTGTTATATCTGGGTTTGGTTTTGATGGTTATCTGTATGCCCTCGACTGGCTTGTTAGGGTTCTAAGACGAGGCGAAACCCGATAA
- a CDS encoding formylglycine-generating enzyme family protein, translated as MRFVLIIGTILIISIKAFGVGYSNPQVKRDGNYLVFYYDLDGNPNQEAVVGLQIRVKNRIYTTRNLHLEGDIGLTPPGPNKRIYWDVFKDFPNGLPKDAKWSLLVRPTHYTNPLGMKFVYIPGGCFEMGANPHDKWAQKDEKPPHKVCLSGFFIGQYEVTNRQYNMFDPKHDSGGGKLYDLSKPNQPVVNVSWDEIQKFIKWLYTKTGEVYRLPTEAEWEYAARGGLKRDTYWDDAKQACKYANVYDETAFEKLKRYKTSKVHFPCKDGYIGTAPVGSFLPNSFGLYDMIGNAAEWCYDTYYAEAYKYMKNAKDPVYLNPYISLAKVIRGGNWLTAYRYNRLSARSNYLPGLRDDFIGFRLVLEP; from the coding sequence ATGAGGTTTGTTTTAATAATAGGCACCATACTCATAATATCCATAAAAGCCTTCGGGGTTGGTTATTCAAACCCACAGGTAAAAAGGGACGGCAACTATTTAGTCTTCTACTACGACTTAGACGGAAACCCCAATCAAGAGGCCGTTGTCGGATTGCAAATAAGGGTAAAAAACCGCATCTATACAACCAGAAACCTCCACCTTGAGGGCGATATAGGTCTAACGCCTCCAGGCCCAAATAAGCGCATATACTGGGATGTGTTCAAGGATTTTCCAAACGGCCTGCCAAAGGACGCAAAGTGGTCCTTGCTGGTTAGACCAACGCATTACACAAACCCCCTGGGCATGAAGTTTGTCTATATACCCGGCGGATGCTTCGAAATGGGCGCAAACCCGCACGATAAGTGGGCGCAAAAAGACGAAAAGCCACCCCATAAGGTCTGCTTAAGCGGCTTCTTTATAGGGCAATACGAGGTAACCAACAGGCAATACAACATGTTCGACCCAAAACACGACAGCGGCGGTGGCAAGCTATACGATTTGAGTAAGCCCAACCAACCGGTGGTAAATGTATCGTGGGATGAGATACAAAAGTTTATAAAATGGCTCTATACAAAAACCGGCGAGGTTTACAGATTGCCAACGGAGGCAGAATGGGAATACGCAGCAAGGGGCGGCCTAAAGAGGGATACATACTGGGATGATGCAAAACAAGCATGCAAATACGCCAATGTTTACGATGAAACGGCATTTGAGAAGCTAAAAAGATACAAAACATCAAAGGTTCACTTCCCATGCAAGGACGGCTACATAGGAACAGCCCCTGTGGGCAGCTTTCTGCCCAACTCATTCGGTCTATACGATATGATAGGAAATGCGGCGGAGTGGTGTTATGACACCTACTATGCAGAGGCTTATAAATACATGAAAAACGCCAAAGACCCGGTCTATCTAAATCCGTATATATCCCTGGCCAAGGTCATAAGAGGGGGAAACTGGCTAACGGCCTACAGATACAACAGGCTATCGGCACGGAGCAACTACCTGCCCGGCTTAAGGGACGATTTTATCGGGTTTCGCCTCGTCTTAGAACCCTAA
- a CDS encoding IS256 family transposase, translating to MYDLIFTQLKEEFKSMIERIMKEERDGYLEENKSTRANGYYTRSPKTILGQMELSIPRTRDGKFKSDVLPERKRVMFLLDDIIRAMFVSGVSSRKAGKVLENLIGCSISSQFASYISDIPKEVIEEFKNRRLDDEYPVLYIDATYLPLKRDSVEKEAVYAVLGLRYDGRRNILAYFLPGGNENTQMWREIFEDLKSRGLKNVRMIISDDLKGLSRSIEEAFPKAKHQLCWFHLKKNIKSKVRKRHWDEMLKELNQIMEAKTQEEAELLMNEFIDKWSRLYKSLNSLKSKVKNYTHFSNLNEKIKVYFSTTNWMERCFKELKDSLRIRGYLHSEDSAEKFLYLFFKDKDEKYSSRKLRYSEYLMEAFG from the coding sequence ATGTATGATTTGATTTTTACACAATTGAAGGAAGAATTCAAGTCAATGATTGAAAGGATCATGAAAGAGGAAAGAGACGGGTACTTAGAAGAGAACAAATCAACAAGGGCAAATGGATATTACACAAGGTCACCAAAAACAATATTAGGTCAGATGGAGCTTTCCATCCCCAGAACAAGGGACGGCAAGTTCAAAAGCGATGTATTGCCTGAGAGAAAGAGGGTGATGTTTCTCCTTGATGACATAATAAGGGCAATGTTCGTGTCTGGAGTCTCATCAAGGAAGGCAGGCAAGGTTTTAGAAAATCTCATTGGATGTTCCATATCATCCCAGTTTGCAAGCTATATTTCCGACATACCAAAAGAGGTCATAGAGGAGTTCAAAAACAGAAGGTTGGATGATGAGTATCCAGTCCTATACATAGATGCAACATACCTGCCTCTGAAGAGGGACAGTGTAGAAAAAGAGGCAGTTTATGCTGTTCTGGGATTGAGATACGACGGCAGAAGAAACATACTTGCATACTTCCTACCTGGAGGCAATGAGAATACACAGATGTGGAGAGAGATATTTGAGGACCTAAAATCAAGGGGACTAAAGAATGTCAGAATGATAATCAGCGATGATCTAAAAGGGCTCTCAAGATCAATAGAGGAGGCATTCCCCAAAGCAAAGCATCAGCTATGCTGGTTTCATCTGAAGAAGAACATAAAAAGCAAGGTGAGAAAGAGACACTGGGATGAGATGCTGAAAGAGCTAAACCAGATAATGGAGGCTAAGACCCAAGAGGAGGCAGAACTCTTGATGAATGAGTTCATCGACAAATGGAGTAGGCTCTATAAATCCCTAAACAGCCTAAAAAGTAAAGTCAAGAACTATACACACTTCTCAAACCTCAATGAAAAGATAAAGGTATACTTTTCAACAACAAACTGGATGGAGAGGTGTTTCAAGGAATTAAAGGATTCTTTAAGAATTAGGGGTTATCTCCATTCTGAGGACAGTGCTGAAAAGTTCCTTTACCTTTTCTTCAAAGATAAGGATGAGAAGTATTCATCAAGAAAGCTCAGATACTCTGAATACCTGATGGAGGCTTTTGGATAG
- a CDS encoding sialidase family protein: MNIKETIVLAKKQKGRYKAFPTAVRLNDGVVVAYRDGVVDPTKPHGSSGMVRLLRSRDFKEFVVFDTPFRDNELDAIISGPFDERLVLFSRSYEHGLRNESYVSSFSVDELPQNRRRVQIEGVDIAAFFGHPIPFKDGFVATAYGAYNKKPSPLLLYTEDWLEFSFLSAITPDGFEPNLNETSIVKTDRGFLAIMRSREPSYELYYSLSDDLIVWSEPKRLEILGHAPMVRRLKNSMFCMVFRHLEADSWGVGLAKSKDGIDWDVFRIHSYSGDLYNGGYGDFVEIDGDNLFVVYYTSDRDNEPWIEAKIVEL; encoded by the coding sequence ATGAATATTAAAGAGACGATCGTTCTTGCAAAGAAACAGAAAGGCAGGTATAAGGCCTTCCCCACTGCAGTTAGGCTAAACGACGGTGTCGTTGTTGCGTATAGGGATGGGGTTGTTGATCCAACCAAGCCCCACGGCTCAAGCGGCATGGTTAGGCTTCTAAGGAGCAGGGATTTTAAGGAGTTTGTGGTGTTTGATACGCCGTTTAGGGATAATGAGCTTGATGCTATCATCTCAGGGCCTTTTGATGAGAGGCTTGTTTTGTTTAGCAGGAGCTATGAGCACGGTCTAAGAAACGAAAGCTATGTTAGCAGTTTTAGCGTTGATGAGCTGCCTCAAAATAGACGAAGGGTTCAGATAGAGGGTGTCGATATTGCTGCCTTCTTTGGGCATCCCATTCCCTTCAAGGATGGGTTTGTGGCAACGGCGTATGGCGCATACAACAAAAAGCCCTCGCCTCTTCTTCTGTATACAGAGGATTGGCTTGAGTTTTCCTTCCTCTCGGCCATTACGCCCGACGGTTTTGAGCCCAACCTCAACGAAACATCCATCGTAAAAACCGATAGGGGCTTTCTGGCTATTATGCGCTCAAGGGAGCCGTCGTATGAGCTTTACTATTCTTTGAGCGATGATCTGATTGTTTGGTCAGAGCCCAAAAGGCTGGAAATATTAGGGCATGCACCCATGGTCAGGCGGCTTAAAAACTCCATGTTCTGTATGGTTTTTAGGCATTTAGAGGCCGACTCATGGGGGGTTGGTCTTGCAAAAAGCAAAGACGGTATTGACTGGGATGTCTTTAGGATCCACTCATACAGCGGCGATCTATACAACGGCGGTTATGGCGATTTTGTTGAGATAGATGGTGATAATCTGTTTGTGGTCTATTACACATCCGATAGGGATAATGAGCCGTGGATAGAGGCCAAGATCGTTGAGCTATAA
- a CDS encoding EAL domain-containing protein has translation MDGIISAIESCLGEISKGFKRLLEGNSKLKNGSVDLGNATDILIEDFVYFLSKKQLTQSQLNRYQSADAPFEILINRIDLLKGVVLENLKPKLTLNEIETLIKSFEAFRNNIAKFFIKKQLENLAELSDSFFKKYLLFDGVLQCLKRIVDSLSKDDLSSYPLISPAECQFTRHLLYPEALMVCLKKDLCLYLHTTHQTIHHLANSLYAYYSKGLFVESYLILKNLKEEVLKFNNTLSELYFIAFSDKEYSFFSLCELLSRTKDQFITMIDIQNLKGLNSIYGEDTINKLIESAEEALNSFMRSNRETSTIIRGIVSNFYILSIDIDEELYKNIIRKISQILKSSFIINKQRIENIKYTIVGLKIEKDLNLKTKDIIKTLLFLKEKAKLEKDSTYLAITQKDKQEILSFLTEKYNEVFIETKLKNREVDVEFQPIYTTNDRSIYALEALGRIKDDDKLIPAGLFIDRVYKINRIETFDRLILQALIEKKDRIKLITDRLFVNASFNSLLNASYLNELKHLLDAFDLYVVIELTEQKFVGNIGIINDVYKRFKTVFAVDDFGAGYSSLKSVIDLAKTGGLKVLKIDGSLIKDIDKNKYTRKTVKIISNLSKELGLLTVAEFVDNESTLSFLKEAGIELCQGYLLSKPMPIEDLILNKTIKDKPNLNIFMA, from the coding sequence GTGGATGGGATTATCTCAGCCATAGAGTCCTGTTTAGGCGAGATATCAAAGGGCTTCAAAAGGCTTTTAGAAGGCAACTCAAAGCTGAAAAACGGCTCTGTTGATTTAGGCAACGCAACAGATATACTCATCGAGGATTTTGTCTATTTCCTAAGCAAGAAACAGCTAACCCAGAGCCAGCTAAACAGGTATCAGTCGGCTGATGCCCCCTTTGAGATACTCATAAACCGCATCGATTTACTCAAAGGGGTTGTCTTAGAAAACCTAAAACCAAAGCTAACGCTAAACGAGATAGAAACCTTAATAAAATCGTTTGAGGCCTTTAGAAACAATATAGCTAAATTCTTCATAAAAAAGCAACTTGAAAACCTTGCCGAGCTATCGGATTCGTTTTTCAAGAAATACCTCCTGTTTGACGGCGTTCTGCAGTGCCTAAAAAGGATAGTCGATTCCCTCTCAAAAGACGATCTATCATCCTATCCCCTAATCTCACCTGCCGAATGCCAATTCACAAGACACCTGCTGTATCCCGAAGCCTTAATGGTATGCCTAAAGAAAGACCTATGCCTCTATCTGCACACAACCCACCAAACCATTCACCATCTGGCCAACTCGCTATATGCATACTACTCCAAGGGGCTATTTGTTGAGTCCTATCTGATTTTGAAAAACTTAAAGGAAGAGGTGTTGAAGTTCAACAACACCCTATCGGAACTATATTTCATTGCCTTCTCGGATAAGGAATACAGCTTCTTCTCGCTATGCGAGCTCCTTTCAAGGACAAAAGACCAGTTTATAACGATGATAGACATACAAAACCTAAAGGGTCTAAACTCTATTTACGGTGAAGACACCATAAACAAACTCATCGAGTCCGCAGAAGAGGCTCTGAATAGCTTTATGAGGTCAAACAGGGAGACATCGACGATAATCAGGGGCATAGTATCAAACTTCTACATCCTATCCATCGACATAGACGAAGAGCTATACAAAAACATAATACGCAAGATCAGCCAAATCCTAAAAAGCAGCTTCATCATAAACAAGCAGCGGATAGAAAACATAAAATACACCATCGTCGGCTTAAAGATAGAAAAGGACCTAAACCTAAAAACCAAAGACATAATAAAAACCCTTCTGTTTTTAAAAGAGAAGGCAAAATTAGAAAAAGACAGCACATACCTTGCCATAACCCAAAAGGATAAGCAAGAGATACTCTCCTTCCTTACAGAGAAATACAACGAGGTCTTCATAGAGACAAAACTAAAAAACAGAGAGGTCGATGTCGAGTTTCAGCCCATATATACAACAAACGACAGAAGTATTTACGCCTTAGAGGCCCTGGGGCGTATAAAAGACGACGATAAGCTCATTCCGGCAGGCCTGTTTATAGACAGGGTTTACAAGATAAACAGAATAGAAACATTCGATAGGCTCATACTCCAGGCATTAATCGAAAAGAAGGATAGGATAAAACTCATAACAGACAGGCTGTTTGTTAATGCCAGCTTCAACTCACTACTAAACGCATCATACCTAAATGAACTAAAGCACCTGCTTGATGCATTTGACCTGTATGTCGTAATAGAGTTAACAGAGCAGAAGTTTGTGGGGAATATAGGCATAATAAACGATGTCTACAAGAGATTCAAAACGGTTTTTGCCGTCGATGATTTCGGAGCGGGATACTCCTCACTAAAAAGCGTTATAGATTTGGCAAAAACGGGCGGCCTGAAGGTGTTAAAGATAGACGGCAGCCTGATAAAAGACATAGATAAGAACAAATACACAAGAAAAACTGTAAAAATCATAAGCAATCTGTCGAAGGAGTTAGGGCTTCTAACCGTTGCTGAGTTTGTTGACAACGAAAGCACGCTGTCGTTTCTAAAGGAGGCGGGCATAGAACTGTGCCAGGGTTATCTGCTATCCAAGCCCATGCCTATTGAGGATCTTATCTTGAACAAAACCATAAAGGACAAGCCAAACCTGAACATCTTTATGGCATAG
- a CDS encoding DUF2281 domain-containing protein: MYEKEIESKIQELPENLKKEVLDYIDFLCMKYKNKNTRSKGFKFNWEGGLSEVKDEFTSVELQHKASEWR, encoded by the coding sequence ATGTATGAGAAAGAGATCGAGTCGAAAATCCAGGAACTTCCTGAAAACCTAAAGAAAGAGGTTTTAGATTATATAGATTTTCTATGCATGAAGTATAAAAACAAAAACACCAGATCAAAAGGCTTTAAGTTTAACTGGGAGGGCGGCCTGTCTGAAGTAAAGGATGAATTTACTTCCGTTGAGTTGCAGCACAAGGCTTCGGAGTGGAGATAA